The genomic region AGGTGTTTCTTACACGATAGATACGCTTAAAGCCTTTAAGCAGAATGAAAAACAACCTCCCGTATTTATAATGGGCGCCGACTCTTTCCTAACATTTCCAAAATGGAAGGAACCAAAAAAAATCCTTGAAACAGCTAAAATAATCGTGGTCAAAAGGCCTGAATACAACCTTAAAGCAGAAGAAATCCTGAAGCAGTTAAACGTAAAGAAAAAAATACAAGAGGGAACGTTAAAAAAACCTAACGACATCAACTCGGCAGATATCTTCATAATGAACGGAAGACTTATAGAGATAAGCTCAACGGAAGTAAGAAACCGCCTAAAGCAGGGGAGGGACGTCCGCTTTCTCGTTCCGGATACCTGTGCTAAAAAACTGAACGAATTAATAAAAACCGGAAAACTTTTCAATATCTCTCTTAGTTAGCATATCCTCACTTTTCCTCTGAAACACCACTAAAAACGCCATTTTCTTTCATCAAAGAGGTTGACATTTATTGTAAAATTGCAATATTTATATGAACAGATAGAAACAGGA from Desulfurobacterium sp. TC5-1 harbors:
- the nadD gene encoding nicotinate-nucleotide adenylyltransferase, encoding MKALFGGSFNPVHIGHLVIARDVLESFSFSEIVFVPAKIQPLKGKLSIPPEVRLELLELAVREIPYFKVWDYEIKKEGVSYTIDTLKAFKQNEKQPPVFIMGADSFLTFPKWKEPKKILETAKIIVVKRPEYNLKAEEILKQLNVKKKIQEGTLKKPNDINSADIFIMNGRLIEISSTEVRNRLKQGRDVRFLVPDTCAKKLNELIKTGKLFNISLS